One Staphylococcus ratti DNA segment encodes these proteins:
- the dnaJ gene encoding molecular chaperone DnaJ gives MAKRDYYEVLGVNKDATKDEIKKAYRKLSKKYHPDINKEEGADAKFKEISEAYEVLSDEQKRQRYDQFGHAGTQDGFGQGFGGQDFSGFGGAGFEDIFSSFFGGQRQRDPNAPRKGDDLQYTMTVTFEEAVFGVKKEISIRKDVTCHTCHGDGAKPGTNKKTCSYCNGAGHVSVEQNTILGRVRTEKVCPQCNGAGEEFEEACPTCHGRGTETKNVKLEVTVPEGVDNDQQIRLAGQGAPGENGGPAGDLFVVFRVKPSDKFTREGDDILFKQSITFAQAALGDEVKVPTLNGYVMLNIPAGTQSGKQFRLKGKGVKNVHGYGHGDLFVNIKVETPTNLTEKQRELLKAFAEEGGESISEQPSNFKDKARRFFKGD, from the coding sequence TTGGCAAAAAGAGACTATTACGAAGTCCTAGGCGTAAACAAAGATGCTACTAAAGATGAAATAAAAAAAGCGTATCGAAAATTATCAAAAAAATATCATCCTGACATCAATAAAGAAGAAGGCGCAGATGCTAAATTCAAGGAAATAAGTGAAGCTTATGAAGTGCTTAGTGATGAGCAAAAACGTCAACGATATGATCAGTTTGGTCATGCTGGGACGCAAGATGGATTTGGTCAAGGCTTCGGCGGACAAGATTTTTCAGGATTTGGTGGCGCTGGTTTTGAAGATATTTTCAGTTCATTCTTTGGCGGACAACGTCAACGTGACCCTAATGCACCAAGAAAAGGGGACGATTTGCAATATACGATGACCGTTACTTTCGAAGAGGCTGTGTTTGGCGTTAAAAAGGAAATATCTATTCGTAAAGACGTAACATGTCATACATGCCATGGTGATGGGGCGAAACCTGGCACTAACAAAAAAACATGCTCATATTGTAACGGGGCTGGCCATGTTTCTGTAGAGCAAAACACGATTCTCGGGCGTGTACGTACAGAAAAAGTTTGTCCACAATGTAACGGGGCTGGAGAAGAATTTGAAGAAGCTTGCCCTACTTGTCACGGCCGTGGCACAGAAACTAAAAATGTTAAACTTGAAGTTACAGTGCCTGAAGGTGTCGATAACGATCAACAAATTCGTTTAGCTGGACAAGGCGCTCCTGGTGAAAACGGAGGACCAGCTGGTGATTTATTTGTCGTTTTCCGTGTCAAACCGTCAGATAAATTCACTCGTGAAGGTGATGACATTTTATTTAAACAATCTATCACTTTTGCCCAAGCAGCACTAGGTGACGAAGTTAAAGTGCCTACTTTAAATGGATATGTAATGTTAAATATTCCTGCAGGAACACAATCTGGTAAACAATTCCGTTTAAAAGGTAAAGGGGTTAAAAATGTACATGGCTATGGACATGGTGATTTATTTGTTAATATTAAAGTGGAAACACCAACTAACTTAACCGAAAAACAACGTGAATTATTAAAAGCATTTGCTGAAGAAGGTGGCGAATCAATTTCTGAACAGCCTTCTAACTTCAAAGATAAAGCACGCCGTTTCTTCAAAGGAGATTAA
- the prmA gene encoding 50S ribosomal protein L11 methyltransferase, producing the protein MRWIELSVVVNSEAEVSVTAVLQDAGSNGVAIEDAREVYREREDRFGEIFALDPSDYPEQHMIIKAYYNETQFSSSLFDALKEEITQLENVDLNILNVTYQNIAESDWENEWKNYFHPFKASERFYIVPSWETVAQDDKHLYIELDPGMAFGTGDHPTTSMCLKAIEKVVKPTHDVIDVGTGSGILSIAAHLLGAKRIKAIDLDDLAVQVAKDNFDKNHCASQIETTTGNLLNDEHDKYDVVIANILAHVITLMVEDAYTTLNDQGYFIASGIIDEKCEEITEQMIHAGFKIIETQHDNGWVCITGQKV; encoded by the coding sequence ATGAGATGGATAGAATTATCTGTAGTTGTTAATAGCGAGGCTGAGGTAAGTGTTACAGCTGTACTTCAAGATGCTGGTTCAAATGGAGTGGCCATTGAAGACGCTCGTGAAGTGTATCGAGAAAGAGAAGATCGCTTTGGTGAAATATTTGCATTAGATCCTAGCGACTATCCAGAACAGCATATGATTATAAAAGCATATTATAATGAAACTCAATTTTCATCATCACTTTTTGATGCTCTAAAAGAGGAAATCACTCAATTAGAAAATGTCGATTTAAATATACTCAACGTTACTTATCAAAATATAGCAGAATCTGATTGGGAAAATGAATGGAAAAATTATTTTCACCCATTCAAAGCCTCTGAGCGCTTTTATATCGTGCCTAGTTGGGAAACGGTAGCTCAAGATGACAAACATCTTTACATCGAGTTAGATCCTGGTATGGCATTTGGTACAGGAGATCATCCTACGACAAGTATGTGCTTAAAAGCGATCGAAAAAGTTGTAAAACCGACACACGATGTCATTGATGTAGGTACAGGTTCTGGTATTTTAAGTATAGCGGCACATTTACTTGGAGCAAAACGTATTAAGGCCATCGATCTTGATGATTTAGCTGTTCAAGTAGCTAAAGATAATTTCGACAAAAATCATTGCGCATCACAAATTGAAACAACTACAGGTAATTTGCTCAATGATGAGCATGACAAATATGACGTAGTCATTGCCAACATATTGGCTCACGTTATCACTTTAATGGTTGAGGATGCCTACACTACATTAAATGACCAAGGTTATTTTATTGCTTCTGGCATCATTGACGAAAAATGTGAAGAAATAACAGAGCAAATGATACATGCTGGTTTTAAAATCATTGAGACACAACATGATAATGGTTGGGTCTGTATTACGGGACAAAAGGTGTGA
- the dnaK gene encoding molecular chaperone DnaK produces the protein MSKVIGIDLGTTNSCVSVLEGDEPKVIQNPEGARTTPSVVAFKNGETQVGEVAKRQAITNPNTIQSIKRHMGTDYKENIDGKAYTPQEISAMILQNLKNTAESYLGEKVEKAVITVPAYFNDSERQATKDAGKIAGLEVERIINEPTAAALAYGLDKTDKDEKVLVFDLGGGTFDVSILELGDGVFEVLATAGDNRLGGDDFDQVIIDHLVQEFKSENGVDLSKDKMALQRLKDAAEKAKKDLSGVSSTQISLPFISAGEAGPLHLETTLSRAKFEELADHLIAKTMEPTRQALSDADLTKSDIDEVILVGGSTRIPAVQEAIKKEIGKEPNKGVNPDEVVAMGAAIQGGVITGDVKDVVLLDVTPLSLGIEIMGGRMNTLIERNTTIPTSKTRQYSTAVDNQPSVDIHVLQGERPMAADNKTLGRFQLADIPPAPRGKPEIEVTFDIDKNGIVNVTAKDKGTNKEQKITIESSSALSDEEINRMVKDAEDNAEADKKRREEVDLRNEADQLVFQVDKTLTDLGDKVSEEDKKEAEAKKDELKSALEGNDIEEVKAKKEALEQVIQQVSMKVYEQAQQEAQQGEQAQTSKQDDTVEDAEFKEVKDDDNK, from the coding sequence ATGAGTAAAGTAATTGGTATTGATTTAGGAACTACTAACTCTTGTGTATCCGTATTAGAAGGCGACGAGCCTAAGGTTATTCAAAATCCAGAAGGTGCGCGCACAACACCATCTGTTGTAGCTTTTAAAAATGGTGAAACGCAAGTTGGTGAAGTTGCAAAACGTCAAGCAATCACTAACCCTAATACGATCCAATCAATTAAACGTCATATGGGTACAGATTACAAAGAAAATATTGACGGTAAAGCATATACACCACAAGAAATCTCAGCAATGATTTTACAAAACTTAAAAAATACAGCTGAAAGTTATTTAGGTGAAAAAGTAGAAAAAGCTGTTATTACAGTTCCTGCTTACTTCAATGACAGTGAGCGTCAAGCAACTAAAGACGCTGGTAAAATTGCTGGATTAGAAGTTGAGCGTATTATCAATGAACCAACTGCTGCTGCATTAGCATATGGTTTAGATAAAACAGATAAAGATGAAAAAGTACTTGTATTTGACCTTGGTGGCGGTACATTTGACGTTTCAATTTTAGAATTAGGTGACGGTGTATTCGAAGTATTAGCTACTGCTGGTGACAACCGTTTAGGTGGCGATGACTTTGACCAAGTTATCATCGATCATTTAGTTCAAGAATTTAAGTCTGAGAATGGCGTAGATCTTTCAAAAGATAAAATGGCGTTACAACGTCTTAAAGACGCTGCAGAAAAAGCTAAAAAAGACTTATCAGGTGTATCTTCAACTCAAATTTCATTACCATTTATTTCAGCTGGTGAGGCAGGTCCATTACATTTAGAAACAACTTTATCTCGCGCTAAATTTGAAGAACTTGCTGATCACCTTATCGCTAAAACAATGGAACCAACACGCCAAGCATTAAGCGACGCTGATTTAACTAAATCAGACATTGACGAAGTGATTTTAGTAGGTGGTTCTACACGTATTCCAGCTGTACAAGAAGCAATTAAAAAAGAAATTGGCAAAGAACCAAACAAAGGTGTTAACCCTGACGAAGTAGTAGCAATGGGTGCTGCTATTCAAGGTGGAGTTATTACAGGAGACGTTAAAGATGTTGTATTACTAGACGTTACACCATTATCATTAGGTATTGAAATTATGGGTGGACGTATGAATACGTTAATTGAACGTAACACAACAATTCCAACTTCTAAAACACGCCAGTACTCAACTGCTGTAGATAACCAACCATCTGTGGACATTCATGTGCTACAAGGTGAACGTCCAATGGCAGCAGATAACAAAACGCTTGGTCGTTTCCAATTAGCTGATATTCCACCAGCACCACGTGGTAAACCAGAAATCGAAGTAACATTTGATATCGATAAAAACGGTATCGTAAACGTTACTGCTAAAGATAAAGGTACAAATAAAGAACAAAAAATTACAATCGAATCTTCTTCAGCATTATCAGATGAAGAAATTAATCGCATGGTTAAAGATGCAGAAGACAATGCAGAAGCAGATAAAAAACGTCGTGAAGAAGTAGACTTACGTAATGAAGCAGATCAACTCGTATTCCAAGTTGATAAAACATTAACTGACTTAGGAGACAAAGTCAGCGAAGAAGACAAAAAAGAAGCAGAAGCTAAAAAAGATGAATTAAAATCTGCGCTCGAAGGCAATGACATTGAAGAAGTTAAAGCTAAAAAAGAAGCGCTCGAACAAGTGATTCAACAAGTATCAATGAAAGTTTACGAGCAAGCACAACAAGAAGCGCAACAAGGCGAACAAGCGCAAACTTCTAAGCAAGATGATACAGTGGAAGATGCGGAATTCAAAGAAGTAAAAGACGACGATAATAAATAA
- a CDS encoding 16S rRNA (uracil(1498)-N(3))-methyltransferase encodes MQRYFLNADAELNQRFFITNSDDIHHMRLVMRMRVGDSIIINFKDQRTFEAKILAFQDDTIEIETVKELNINSELPIDVTICSGLIKSDKYEWLLQKATELGATRFIATQMERSVVKLNAQKADKKLARWQKIVKEASEQSYRQIVPHVEFISNFNSMYDMMNQYDYVLIAYEETAKQGEKSQFKTTIQSLDHGSKILLIFGPEGGFSQNEIAALQDKVICAGLGPRILRAETAPLYALSAISYELDLN; translated from the coding sequence ATGCAACGCTATTTTTTAAATGCTGACGCTGAGTTAAATCAGCGTTTTTTTATAACAAATTCAGATGATATTCATCATATGCGCCTCGTCATGAGAATGCGCGTAGGTGATTCAATTATTATTAATTTCAAAGATCAAAGAACTTTTGAAGCGAAAATTTTGGCATTTCAAGATGATACCATTGAAATTGAAACAGTAAAGGAACTCAATATCAATTCTGAATTACCTATTGATGTAACAATTTGTAGTGGATTGATTAAAAGTGATAAATATGAGTGGTTACTTCAAAAAGCTACCGAACTTGGCGCTACTCGTTTTATTGCAACTCAAATGGAGCGTTCAGTCGTTAAGCTAAATGCCCAGAAAGCGGATAAAAAATTAGCTCGTTGGCAAAAAATTGTTAAAGAAGCCTCAGAGCAAAGTTATCGCCAAATTGTACCTCACGTTGAATTTATATCGAATTTTAATTCTATGTATGATATGATGAATCAATATGATTATGTACTTATCGCTTATGAAGAAACAGCAAAGCAAGGGGAAAAATCACAGTTCAAAACGACGATTCAATCTTTAGATCATGGCTCAAAAATATTGTTAATTTTTGGCCCTGAAGGTGGTTTTTCACAAAACGAAATTGCTGCACTACAAGATAAAGTAATATGCGCTGGTCTGGGACCTCGTATTTTACGTGCGGAAACCGCACCACTCTATGCTTTAAGTGCAATAAGTTATGAATTAGATTTAAATTAG